The following are from one region of the Poecilia reticulata strain Guanapo linkage group LG7, Guppy_female_1.0+MT, whole genome shotgun sequence genome:
- the LOC103468080 gene encoding macrophage mannose receptor 1-like — MEKVLLFFTASALCAAASLAARQYHFIYEKKTWADAQTYCRQTHTDLATVGSLDVATTLNNMVNLTQMGRDTDAWIGLYEDVQSWRWSLVNDPFYQGYSTQYRNWIPGQPDNRGSNEPCSEMNDLGQWNDLPCEAMRKPLCMSVSSAQSASFVAVNSLMTWSQAQSHCRTNYKDLASVRTSAENSNLLAAKPSGESYWLGLYRDTWKWSNGDGRTFSYWTSGQPDGATEHCTTAYFNDAGRWRDWLCSYAKPFICHYDPVPFTKHVMKVKLSSSTVDLNDAAVQTDLLNQLRRKLQDDGLTGNLSLSWRRIGGKIFYTEQEV, encoded by the exons ATGGAGAAAGTTCTGCTCTTCTTTACAGCTTCAG ctctgtGCGCCGCCGCCTCGCTGGCTGCGCGTCAGTATCACTTCATCTACGAGAAAAAGACCTGGGCCGACGCGCAGACCTactgcagacagacacacacagacctgGCCACTGTGGGCAGCCTGGACGTTGCTACCACCCTGAACAACATGGTCAACCTGACCCAAATGGGCAGAGACACAGAT gCCTGGATCGGTTTGTACGAAGACGTCCAGAGCTGGAGGTGGTCTCTGGTGAACGACCCCTTCTACCAAGGCTACAGCACCCAGTACAGGAACTGGATTCCTGGGCAGCCAGACAACCGTGGCTCCAACGAGCCCTGCTCAGAGATGAACGACCTTGGGCAGTGGAACGACCTTCCATGTGAGGCGATGCGTAAACCTCTCTGCATGTCTGTCAGCAGCg CTCAGTCAGCGTCATTTGTTGCTGTGAACTCCCTGATGACGTGGAGCCAGGCGCAGAGCCACTGCAGGACGAACTACAAGGACCTGGCCAGTGTGAGGACGTCCGCAGAGAACAGCAACCTGCTGGCAGCGAAGCCTTCAGGGGAGTCCTACTGGCTGGGCCTTTACAGAGACACCTGGAAGTGGTCGAACGGAGACGGCAGGACGTTCAGCTACTGGACGTCCGGCCAGCCTGATGGCGCCACTGAGCACTGCACCACAGCGTACTTCAACGACGCGGGCAGATGGAGGGACTGGTTGTGCAGCTACGCCAAGCCATTCATCTGCCACTACG ACCCGGTTCCTTTTACAAAACATGTGATGAAAGTAAAGCTGAGCAGTTCCACCGTGGACCTGAATGACGCTGCGGTCCAGACTGACCTGCTCAACCAG CTCAGACGGAAGCTGCAGGATGACGGACTGACAGGAAACCTGAGTCTGAGCTGGAGGCGGATCGGTGGGAAGATCTTCTACACGGAGCAGGAAgtgtga
- the ccdc135 gene encoding dynein regulatory complex subunit 7 isoform X1, which translates to MEAGGKFVFDDEFQEMEKKVTFSEESEEEEEEDVIDDPFIPESYKTNSQKEEHLLEIAENFQRQYLLLHPDRKPLLLYPVNECGVRKFVSTTLRSTETGLWELQSWQECSSLVADFLSLELLEQSTQVCVSDXAAVDRALQPVELFSPTAVLRSQKATSFESSTLLCSLLLGLNYDAYVVSGYAAREMCLLDLRMQQCPLLDTTAKSDQGETSDQPQKKYGVKCSMELRSRFLLDQEKKRLDAEAAAILEKELQEEQRTNLPDPLQGFRVHSWVLVLSGRRSIEENFFIDPLTGCSYPTVHNSFQGIESLWNPFNYYVNRQDCSHGCKDMKFDLENSTEWEPVLHDGVSQQQLIQAVNRRMENRFIGRPASELEEDFPKKFFLMRSWVSRINITRKELETRFPGGKKETRYRKALLERFSSTVTNDGLTSRLTTYQDLSCTQVTGVKEWYKHRSDNLEEREFNQLENCTTERFKSGRTFDLLFHAWKPVDSGTEREMRFHRPEQDGLERIVVSPXAIEQSFKHRDDFLYLRQIFFREGGMIPPPYSAEDGQETTLENLNVLKVVERFHRDPSKPVSEDVAQRVFLVPEMKTELLYHLMDHRTIPSRKSLKRIEDDEPITDSMFSIFLVDQAEEPPGPLTWYRLVKYLISEEENIALQIKASLVEMETIVECRKQEEKELEVFSSPLEEVMACREKWEEELTSKEEALILHRLGMDVMVPYLARLGNSESLTPEEATSFCHGCSEAFKEKLRRHTDFLERNLETVIETQAEENDSRSHSHDPIMSQEEAELACHLCWDKKFHISAAQRRLDRHLEKLEEKHEAFLFKLQQNPLLSSHFNH; encoded by the exons ATGGAGGCCGGAGGGAAGTTTGTATTTGACGATGAATTTCAAGAGATGGAGAAGAAGGTAACCTTTTCCGAGGAgtcggaggaagaggaggaggaagacgtgATCGACGATCCGTTCAT CCCTGAATCCTACAAGACCAACTCTCAAAAGGAGGAGCACCTGCTGGAGATCGCAGAAAACTTCCAGCGTCAGTATTTGCTGCTGCATCCTGACCGTAAACCTCTGCTGCTCTACCCGGTCAATGAATGTGGAGTCAGG AAGTTTGTGTCCACCACTCTCCGTTCCACAGAGACCGGCCTGTGGGAGCTCCAGAGCTGGCAGGAGTGTTCCTCACTGGTGGCCGACTTCCTGtccctggagctgctggagcagTCCACACAGGTG TGTGTGTCTGACCRCGCKGCTGTGGACCGGGCCCTGCAGCCCGTCGAGCTGTTCTCCCCCACAGCGGTGCTGCGCAGCCAGAAGGCCACCAGCTTCGAGTCGTCCACCCTGCTCTGCAGCCTGCTGCTGGGCCTCAACTACGACGCCTACGTCGTCAGCGGCTACGCGGCCAGGGAGATGTGTCTGCTGGACCTCAGAATGCAGcagtgccccctgctggacacCACGGCTAAG AGCGACCAAGGCGAAACCTCGGACCAGCCGCAGAAGAAGTACGGAGTGAAGTGTTCGATGGAGCTGAGGAGCCGTTTCCTGTTAGATCAGGAGAAGAAGAGGCTGGACGCCGAGGCTGCTGCGATTCTGgagaaggagctgcaggag GAACAGAGAACCAATCTTCCAGATCCCCTGCAAGGTTTCCGGGTCCACtcctgggttctggttctgtcggGTCGGCGCAGCATCGAGGAGAACTTCTTCATCGACCCTCTGACCGGCTGCAGCTATCCGACCGTACACAACAGCTTCCAAGGCATCGAGAGCCTGTGGAACCCCTTCAACTACTACGTCAACCGGCAGGACTGCAGCCACGGCTGCAAG GACATGAAGTTTGACCTGGAGAACTCCACCGAGTGGGAGCCCGTCCTCCATGACGGCgtcagccagcagcagctgatccaGGCCGTCAACCGCAGGATGGAGAACCGCTTCATCGGACGACCTGCCAGCGAGCTGGAG GAAGATTTTCCCAAGAAGTTTTTCCTGATGAGATCTTGGGTCAGCAGGATCAACATCACAAGGAAAG AGCTGGAGACGAGGTTTCCTGGAGGGAAGAAGGAGACCCGCTACAGAAAAGCATTGCTGGAGCGGTTTTCATCCACTGTGACCAACGACGGCCTCACCTCCAGATTAACGACGTACCAAGACCTGAGCT GCACACAGGTCACCGGGGTCAAAGAGTGGTACAAGCACAGGAGTGACAACCTGGAGGAGAGAGAGTTCAACCAGCTGGAGAACTGCACCACCGAGCGCTTCAAATCCGGACGAACTTTCGACCTTTTAT TTCACGCCTGGAAGCCAGTGGAYTCTGGGACTGAGCGAGAGATGAGGTTCCACCGCCCCGAACAGGACGGCCTGGAGCGGATCGTGGTGTCGCCACAMGCAATAGAGCAATCCTTCAAGCACCGAGACGACTTCCTGTACTtgagacagatttttttccgTGAGGGCGGGATGATTCCCCCTCCGTATTCTGCGGAGGACGGCCAGGAGACCACCCTGGAGAATCTCAATGTGCTG aaaGTGGTGGAGCGTTTCCATAGGGATCCCTCCAAACCGGTCAGCGAAGACGTGGCCCAGCGGGTGTTTCTGGTGCCGGAGATGAAGACCGAGTTGCTCTATCACCTCATGGACCACCGCACTATCCCTTCCAGGAAGAGCCTCAAAAGAATAGAAGATGATGAGCCAATCACAGACAGCATGTTCTCCATCTTCTTG GTGGACCAGGCTGAGGAGCCGCCTGGGCCCCTGACCTGGTACAGGTTGGTGAAGTACCTGATCAGCGAAGAGGAGAACATCGCCCTCCAAATCAAAGCATCTCTGGTGGAG ATGGAGACCATCGTGGAATGCaggaagcaggaggagaaggagctGGAGGTGTTCTCCTCCCCACTGGAGGAGGTTATGGCCTGCAGGGAGAAATGGGAGGAG GAGCTCACGTCCAAAGAGGAGGCCCTTATCCTCCATCGGCTGGGAATGGACGTCATGGTGCCGTACCTGGCCCGGCTCGGGAACTCAGAGTCTCTCACTCCAGAGGAGGCCACCTCCTTCTGCCACGGCTGCTCTGAGGcattcaaagaaaaactgaggAGGCATACCGACTTCCTGGAGAGGAACTTAGAAACG GTGATYGAGACCCAAGCAGAGGAGAATGACAGCAGGAGCCACTCGCACGACCCCATCATGAGCCAGGAGGAGGCGGAGCTCGCCTGTCACCTGTGCTGGGATAAAAAGTTTCACATATCTGCTGCCCAGAGGCGCCTCGACAG gcACTTGGAGAAACTAGAGGAAAAACATGAAGCTTTCCTGTTtaagctgcagcagaaccctctgctctcctctcacTTCAACCACTGA
- the ccdc135 gene encoding dynein regulatory complex subunit 7 isoform X3, which translates to MNVESGSLCPPLSVPQRPACGSSRAGRSVPHWWPTSCPWSCWSSPHRCVCLTXXLWTGPCSPSSCSPPQRCCAARRPPASSRPPCSAACCWASTTTPTSSAATRPGRCVCWTSECSSAPCWTPRLRQSDQGETSDQPQKKYGVKCSMELRSRFLLDQEKKRLDAEAAAILEKELQEEQRTNLPDPLQGFRVHSWVLVLSGRRSIEENFFIDPLTGCSYPTVHNSFQGIESLWNPFNYYVNRQDCSHGCKDMKFDLENSTEWEPVLHDGVSQQQLIQAVNRRMENRFIGRPASELEEDFPKKFFLMRSWVSRINITRKELETRFPGGKKETRYRKALLERFSSTVTNDGLTSRLTTYQDLSCTQVTGVKEWYKHRSDNLEEREFNQLENCTTERFKSGRTFDLLFHAWKPVDSGTEREMRFHRPEQDGLERIVVSPXAIEQSFKHRDDFLYLRQIFFREGGMIPPPYSAEDGQETTLENLNVLKVVERFHRDPSKPVSEDVAQRVFLVPEMKTELLYHLMDHRTIPSRKSLKRIEDDEPITDSMFSIFLVDQAEEPPGPLTWYRLVKYLISEEENIALQIKASLVEMETIVECRKQEEKELEVFSSPLEEVMACREKWEEELTSKEEALILHRLGMDVMVPYLARLGNSESLTPEEATSFCHGCSEAFKEKLRRHTDFLERNLETVIETQAEENDSRSHSHDPIMSQEEAELACHLCWDKKFHISAAQRRLDRHLEKLEEKHEAFLFKLQQNPLLSSHFNH; encoded by the exons ATGAATGTGGAGTCAGG AAGTTTGTGTCCACCACTCTCCGTTCCACAGAGACCGGCCTGTGGGAGCTCCAGAGCTGGCAGGAGTGTTCCTCACTGGTGGCCGACTTCCTGtccctggagctgctggagcagTCCACACAGGTG TGTGTGTCTGACCRCGCKGCTGTGGACCGGGCCCTGCAGCCCGTCGAGCTGTTCTCCCCCACAGCGGTGCTGCGCAGCCAGAAGGCCACCAGCTTCGAGTCGTCCACCCTGCTCTGCAGCCTGCTGCTGGGCCTCAACTACGACGCCTACGTCGTCAGCGGCTACGCGGCCAGGGAGATGTGTCTGCTGGACCTCAGAATGCAGcagtgccccctgctggacacCACGGCTAAGGCAG AGCGACCAAGGCGAAACCTCGGACCAGCCGCAGAAGAAGTACGGAGTGAAGTGTTCGATGGAGCTGAGGAGCCGTTTCCTGTTAGATCAGGAGAAGAAGAGGCTGGACGCCGAGGCTGCTGCGATTCTGgagaaggagctgcaggag GAACAGAGAACCAATCTTCCAGATCCCCTGCAAGGTTTCCGGGTCCACtcctgggttctggttctgtcggGTCGGCGCAGCATCGAGGAGAACTTCTTCATCGACCCTCTGACCGGCTGCAGCTATCCGACCGTACACAACAGCTTCCAAGGCATCGAGAGCCTGTGGAACCCCTTCAACTACTACGTCAACCGGCAGGACTGCAGCCACGGCTGCAAG GACATGAAGTTTGACCTGGAGAACTCCACCGAGTGGGAGCCCGTCCTCCATGACGGCgtcagccagcagcagctgatccaGGCCGTCAACCGCAGGATGGAGAACCGCTTCATCGGACGACCTGCCAGCGAGCTGGAG GAAGATTTTCCCAAGAAGTTTTTCCTGATGAGATCTTGGGTCAGCAGGATCAACATCACAAGGAAAG AGCTGGAGACGAGGTTTCCTGGAGGGAAGAAGGAGACCCGCTACAGAAAAGCATTGCTGGAGCGGTTTTCATCCACTGTGACCAACGACGGCCTCACCTCCAGATTAACGACGTACCAAGACCTGAGCT GCACACAGGTCACCGGGGTCAAAGAGTGGTACAAGCACAGGAGTGACAACCTGGAGGAGAGAGAGTTCAACCAGCTGGAGAACTGCACCACCGAGCGCTTCAAATCCGGACGAACTTTCGACCTTTTAT TTCACGCCTGGAAGCCAGTGGAYTCTGGGACTGAGCGAGAGATGAGGTTCCACCGCCCCGAACAGGACGGCCTGGAGCGGATCGTGGTGTCGCCACAMGCAATAGAGCAATCCTTCAAGCACCGAGACGACTTCCTGTACTtgagacagatttttttccgTGAGGGCGGGATGATTCCCCCTCCGTATTCTGCGGAGGACGGCCAGGAGACCACCCTGGAGAATCTCAATGTGCTG aaaGTGGTGGAGCGTTTCCATAGGGATCCCTCCAAACCGGTCAGCGAAGACGTGGCCCAGCGGGTGTTTCTGGTGCCGGAGATGAAGACCGAGTTGCTCTATCACCTCATGGACCACCGCACTATCCCTTCCAGGAAGAGCCTCAAAAGAATAGAAGATGATGAGCCAATCACAGACAGCATGTTCTCCATCTTCTTG GTGGACCAGGCTGAGGAGCCGCCTGGGCCCCTGACCTGGTACAGGTTGGTGAAGTACCTGATCAGCGAAGAGGAGAACATCGCCCTCCAAATCAAAGCATCTCTGGTGGAG ATGGAGACCATCGTGGAATGCaggaagcaggaggagaaggagctGGAGGTGTTCTCCTCCCCACTGGAGGAGGTTATGGCCTGCAGGGAGAAATGGGAGGAG GAGCTCACGTCCAAAGAGGAGGCCCTTATCCTCCATCGGCTGGGAATGGACGTCATGGTGCCGTACCTGGCCCGGCTCGGGAACTCAGAGTCTCTCACTCCAGAGGAGGCCACCTCCTTCTGCCACGGCTGCTCTGAGGcattcaaagaaaaactgaggAGGCATACCGACTTCCTGGAGAGGAACTTAGAAACG GTGATYGAGACCCAAGCAGAGGAGAATGACAGCAGGAGCCACTCGCACGACCCCATCATGAGCCAGGAGGAGGCGGAGCTCGCCTGTCACCTGTGCTGGGATAAAAAGTTTCACATATCTGCTGCCCAGAGGCGCCTCGACAG gcACTTGGAGAAACTAGAGGAAAAACATGAAGCTTTCCTGTTtaagctgcagcagaaccctctgctctcctctcacTTCAACCACTGA
- the ccdc135 gene encoding dynein regulatory complex subunit 7 isoform X4, producing MNVESGSLCPPLSVPQRPACGSSRAGRSVPHWWPTSCPWSCWSSPHRCPSSCSPPQRCCAARRPPASSRPPCSAACCWASTTTPTSSAATRPGRCVCWTSECSSAPCWTPRLRQSDQGETSDQPQKKYGVKCSMELRSRFLLDQEKKRLDAEAAAILEKELQEEQRTNLPDPLQGFRVHSWVLVLSGRRSIEENFFIDPLTGCSYPTVHNSFQGIESLWNPFNYYVNRQDCSHGCKDMKFDLENSTEWEPVLHDGVSQQQLIQAVNRRMENRFIGRPASELEEDFPKKFFLMRSWVSRINITRKELETRFPGGKKETRYRKALLERFSSTVTNDGLTSRLTTYQDLSCTQVTGVKEWYKHRSDNLEEREFNQLENCTTERFKSGRTFDLLFHAWKPVDSGTEREMRFHRPEQDGLERIVVSPXAIEQSFKHRDDFLYLRQIFFREGGMIPPPYSAEDGQETTLENLNVLKVVERFHRDPSKPVSEDVAQRVFLVPEMKTELLYHLMDHRTIPSRKSLKRIEDDEPITDSMFSIFLVDQAEEPPGPLTWYRLVKYLISEEENIALQIKASLVEMETIVECRKQEEKELEVFSSPLEEVMACREKWEEELTSKEEALILHRLGMDVMVPYLARLGNSESLTPEEATSFCHGCSEAFKEKLRRHTDFLERNLETVIETQAEENDSRSHSHDPIMSQEEAELACHLCWDKKFHISAAQRRLDRHLEKLEEKHEAFLFKLQQNPLLSSHFNH from the exons ATGAATGTGGAGTCAGG AAGTTTGTGTCCACCACTCTCCGTTCCACAGAGACCGGCCTGTGGGAGCTCCAGAGCTGGCAGGAGTGTTCCTCACTGGTGGCCGACTTCCTGtccctggagctgctggagcagTCCACACAGGTG CCCGTCGAGCTGTTCTCCCCCACAGCGGTGCTGCGCAGCCAGAAGGCCACCAGCTTCGAGTCGTCCACCCTGCTCTGCAGCCTGCTGCTGGGCCTCAACTACGACGCCTACGTCGTCAGCGGCTACGCGGCCAGGGAGATGTGTCTGCTGGACCTCAGAATGCAGcagtgccccctgctggacacCACGGCTAAGGCAG AGCGACCAAGGCGAAACCTCGGACCAGCCGCAGAAGAAGTACGGAGTGAAGTGTTCGATGGAGCTGAGGAGCCGTTTCCTGTTAGATCAGGAGAAGAAGAGGCTGGACGCCGAGGCTGCTGCGATTCTGgagaaggagctgcaggag GAACAGAGAACCAATCTTCCAGATCCCCTGCAAGGTTTCCGGGTCCACtcctgggttctggttctgtcggGTCGGCGCAGCATCGAGGAGAACTTCTTCATCGACCCTCTGACCGGCTGCAGCTATCCGACCGTACACAACAGCTTCCAAGGCATCGAGAGCCTGTGGAACCCCTTCAACTACTACGTCAACCGGCAGGACTGCAGCCACGGCTGCAAG GACATGAAGTTTGACCTGGAGAACTCCACCGAGTGGGAGCCCGTCCTCCATGACGGCgtcagccagcagcagctgatccaGGCCGTCAACCGCAGGATGGAGAACCGCTTCATCGGACGACCTGCCAGCGAGCTGGAG GAAGATTTTCCCAAGAAGTTTTTCCTGATGAGATCTTGGGTCAGCAGGATCAACATCACAAGGAAAG AGCTGGAGACGAGGTTTCCTGGAGGGAAGAAGGAGACCCGCTACAGAAAAGCATTGCTGGAGCGGTTTTCATCCACTGTGACCAACGACGGCCTCACCTCCAGATTAACGACGTACCAAGACCTGAGCT GCACACAGGTCACCGGGGTCAAAGAGTGGTACAAGCACAGGAGTGACAACCTGGAGGAGAGAGAGTTCAACCAGCTGGAGAACTGCACCACCGAGCGCTTCAAATCCGGACGAACTTTCGACCTTTTAT TTCACGCCTGGAAGCCAGTGGAYTCTGGGACTGAGCGAGAGATGAGGTTCCACCGCCCCGAACAGGACGGCCTGGAGCGGATCGTGGTGTCGCCACAMGCAATAGAGCAATCCTTCAAGCACCGAGACGACTTCCTGTACTtgagacagatttttttccgTGAGGGCGGGATGATTCCCCCTCCGTATTCTGCGGAGGACGGCCAGGAGACCACCCTGGAGAATCTCAATGTGCTG aaaGTGGTGGAGCGTTTCCATAGGGATCCCTCCAAACCGGTCAGCGAAGACGTGGCCCAGCGGGTGTTTCTGGTGCCGGAGATGAAGACCGAGTTGCTCTATCACCTCATGGACCACCGCACTATCCCTTCCAGGAAGAGCCTCAAAAGAATAGAAGATGATGAGCCAATCACAGACAGCATGTTCTCCATCTTCTTG GTGGACCAGGCTGAGGAGCCGCCTGGGCCCCTGACCTGGTACAGGTTGGTGAAGTACCTGATCAGCGAAGAGGAGAACATCGCCCTCCAAATCAAAGCATCTCTGGTGGAG ATGGAGACCATCGTGGAATGCaggaagcaggaggagaaggagctGGAGGTGTTCTCCTCCCCACTGGAGGAGGTTATGGCCTGCAGGGAGAAATGGGAGGAG GAGCTCACGTCCAAAGAGGAGGCCCTTATCCTCCATCGGCTGGGAATGGACGTCATGGTGCCGTACCTGGCCCGGCTCGGGAACTCAGAGTCTCTCACTCCAGAGGAGGCCACCTCCTTCTGCCACGGCTGCTCTGAGGcattcaaagaaaaactgaggAGGCATACCGACTTCCTGGAGAGGAACTTAGAAACG GTGATYGAGACCCAAGCAGAGGAGAATGACAGCAGGAGCCACTCGCACGACCCCATCATGAGCCAGGAGGAGGCGGAGCTCGCCTGTCACCTGTGCTGGGATAAAAAGTTTCACATATCTGCTGCCCAGAGGCGCCTCGACAG gcACTTGGAGAAACTAGAGGAAAAACATGAAGCTTTCCTGTTtaagctgcagcagaaccctctgctctcctctcacTTCAACCACTGA
- the ccdc135 gene encoding dynein regulatory complex subunit 7 isoform X2 produces MEAGGKFVFDDEFQEMEKKVTFSEESEEEEEEDVIDDPFIPESYKTNSQKEEHLLEIAENFQRQYLLLHPDRKPLLLYPVNECGVRKFVSTTLRSTETGLWELQSWQECSSLVADFLSLELLEQSTQVPVELFSPTAVLRSQKATSFESSTLLCSLLLGLNYDAYVVSGYAAREMCLLDLRMQQCPLLDTTAKSDQGETSDQPQKKYGVKCSMELRSRFLLDQEKKRLDAEAAAILEKELQEEQRTNLPDPLQGFRVHSWVLVLSGRRSIEENFFIDPLTGCSYPTVHNSFQGIESLWNPFNYYVNRQDCSHGCKDMKFDLENSTEWEPVLHDGVSQQQLIQAVNRRMENRFIGRPASELEEDFPKKFFLMRSWVSRINITRKELETRFPGGKKETRYRKALLERFSSTVTNDGLTSRLTTYQDLSCTQVTGVKEWYKHRSDNLEEREFNQLENCTTERFKSGRTFDLLFHAWKPVDSGTEREMRFHRPEQDGLERIVVSPXAIEQSFKHRDDFLYLRQIFFREGGMIPPPYSAEDGQETTLENLNVLKVVERFHRDPSKPVSEDVAQRVFLVPEMKTELLYHLMDHRTIPSRKSLKRIEDDEPITDSMFSIFLVDQAEEPPGPLTWYRLVKYLISEEENIALQIKASLVEMETIVECRKQEEKELEVFSSPLEEVMACREKWEEELTSKEEALILHRLGMDVMVPYLARLGNSESLTPEEATSFCHGCSEAFKEKLRRHTDFLERNLETVIETQAEENDSRSHSHDPIMSQEEAELACHLCWDKKFHISAAQRRLDRHLEKLEEKHEAFLFKLQQNPLLSSHFNH; encoded by the exons ATGGAGGCCGGAGGGAAGTTTGTATTTGACGATGAATTTCAAGAGATGGAGAAGAAGGTAACCTTTTCCGAGGAgtcggaggaagaggaggaggaagacgtgATCGACGATCCGTTCAT CCCTGAATCCTACAAGACCAACTCTCAAAAGGAGGAGCACCTGCTGGAGATCGCAGAAAACTTCCAGCGTCAGTATTTGCTGCTGCATCCTGACCGTAAACCTCTGCTGCTCTACCCGGTCAATGAATGTGGAGTCAGG AAGTTTGTGTCCACCACTCTCCGTTCCACAGAGACCGGCCTGTGGGAGCTCCAGAGCTGGCAGGAGTGTTCCTCACTGGTGGCCGACTTCCTGtccctggagctgctggagcagTCCACACAGGTG CCCGTCGAGCTGTTCTCCCCCACAGCGGTGCTGCGCAGCCAGAAGGCCACCAGCTTCGAGTCGTCCACCCTGCTCTGCAGCCTGCTGCTGGGCCTCAACTACGACGCCTACGTCGTCAGCGGCTACGCGGCCAGGGAGATGTGTCTGCTGGACCTCAGAATGCAGcagtgccccctgctggacacCACGGCTAAG AGCGACCAAGGCGAAACCTCGGACCAGCCGCAGAAGAAGTACGGAGTGAAGTGTTCGATGGAGCTGAGGAGCCGTTTCCTGTTAGATCAGGAGAAGAAGAGGCTGGACGCCGAGGCTGCTGCGATTCTGgagaaggagctgcaggag GAACAGAGAACCAATCTTCCAGATCCCCTGCAAGGTTTCCGGGTCCACtcctgggttctggttctgtcggGTCGGCGCAGCATCGAGGAGAACTTCTTCATCGACCCTCTGACCGGCTGCAGCTATCCGACCGTACACAACAGCTTCCAAGGCATCGAGAGCCTGTGGAACCCCTTCAACTACTACGTCAACCGGCAGGACTGCAGCCACGGCTGCAAG GACATGAAGTTTGACCTGGAGAACTCCACCGAGTGGGAGCCCGTCCTCCATGACGGCgtcagccagcagcagctgatccaGGCCGTCAACCGCAGGATGGAGAACCGCTTCATCGGACGACCTGCCAGCGAGCTGGAG GAAGATTTTCCCAAGAAGTTTTTCCTGATGAGATCTTGGGTCAGCAGGATCAACATCACAAGGAAAG AGCTGGAGACGAGGTTTCCTGGAGGGAAGAAGGAGACCCGCTACAGAAAAGCATTGCTGGAGCGGTTTTCATCCACTGTGACCAACGACGGCCTCACCTCCAGATTAACGACGTACCAAGACCTGAGCT GCACACAGGTCACCGGGGTCAAAGAGTGGTACAAGCACAGGAGTGACAACCTGGAGGAGAGAGAGTTCAACCAGCTGGAGAACTGCACCACCGAGCGCTTCAAATCCGGACGAACTTTCGACCTTTTAT TTCACGCCTGGAAGCCAGTGGAYTCTGGGACTGAGCGAGAGATGAGGTTCCACCGCCCCGAACAGGACGGCCTGGAGCGGATCGTGGTGTCGCCACAMGCAATAGAGCAATCCTTCAAGCACCGAGACGACTTCCTGTACTtgagacagatttttttccgTGAGGGCGGGATGATTCCCCCTCCGTATTCTGCGGAGGACGGCCAGGAGACCACCCTGGAGAATCTCAATGTGCTG aaaGTGGTGGAGCGTTTCCATAGGGATCCCTCCAAACCGGTCAGCGAAGACGTGGCCCAGCGGGTGTTTCTGGTGCCGGAGATGAAGACCGAGTTGCTCTATCACCTCATGGACCACCGCACTATCCCTTCCAGGAAGAGCCTCAAAAGAATAGAAGATGATGAGCCAATCACAGACAGCATGTTCTCCATCTTCTTG GTGGACCAGGCTGAGGAGCCGCCTGGGCCCCTGACCTGGTACAGGTTGGTGAAGTACCTGATCAGCGAAGAGGAGAACATCGCCCTCCAAATCAAAGCATCTCTGGTGGAG ATGGAGACCATCGTGGAATGCaggaagcaggaggagaaggagctGGAGGTGTTCTCCTCCCCACTGGAGGAGGTTATGGCCTGCAGGGAGAAATGGGAGGAG GAGCTCACGTCCAAAGAGGAGGCCCTTATCCTCCATCGGCTGGGAATGGACGTCATGGTGCCGTACCTGGCCCGGCTCGGGAACTCAGAGTCTCTCACTCCAGAGGAGGCCACCTCCTTCTGCCACGGCTGCTCTGAGGcattcaaagaaaaactgaggAGGCATACCGACTTCCTGGAGAGGAACTTAGAAACG GTGATYGAGACCCAAGCAGAGGAGAATGACAGCAGGAGCCACTCGCACGACCCCATCATGAGCCAGGAGGAGGCGGAGCTCGCCTGTCACCTGTGCTGGGATAAAAAGTTTCACATATCTGCTGCCCAGAGGCGCCTCGACAG gcACTTGGAGAAACTAGAGGAAAAACATGAAGCTTTCCTGTTtaagctgcagcagaaccctctgctctcctctcacTTCAACCACTGA